Genomic window (bacterium):
AATTGTTTTATTCTTTATACTATCTACTACGTCATCCCATTTTGCTTTTACATCCTCTTGAGAAACAGATGGTTTTACTCCGGCTCTTTTTTCTCCGGAATTATCACGGCTTTTTTTTTCATCCTGTTTTTTTTCTTCATTTACAGGCTTGTCTGTCTGCTGAATGCCGCTTTTATCCTCATTCCCGTTTAAAGAATAGCTTGCCTGTTTCTTTACATCAGAAGCAGGCTGAGGTTGATTACTTATACTTTTCGGATCAGCATCATTTACAGGTATACCTTTTAAACGTGAAAGCAGATTCTCAATAGTTACTGTACTGTCCATTTTAATCATCTTTGCAACAGCCATTTCAAAAAGCACCCGTTTCTGAGAGCTCCGCTTCATCCTCTGCTGAAGTTCATCAACAACTTTTAAAAGCCTGAAAAGATCGCCTTCTGTAAATTTTGTGCCTGCATCTTTATAATCTTCTTTTGCCGATTCAGGAACATCAACAAGAGCTTTTACCCCTGCATCTCTTGCAATAAGAATATTTCTGAAATGTTCAATAAGGCCTGATACGAACTCGCCCACATCATAGCCGTTTCTGATGATCTCTTCTACGATATCAAAACCTTTTGCAGTATCTTTCTGTAAAATTGCATTTGTTAATTCAAAATACCGCTCTCTTTTAATTAGGCCGAGGCCTTGAATTACATGCTCAGCTGTAATTTTCTCATTGTGATATGAGATCATCTGATCTAAAAGGGACTGGCTGTCTCTCATGCTGCCGTCACCTTTTAGCGCAATAATTTCCAATGCCTCTTTTTCAATTTCTATACCTTCTTCAATGCAGATATGCTCAAGATTTTGAATAATATCTTTAACAGGAATTCTTCTGAAATCAAACCGCTGGCATCTTGAAATTATTGTAGGAGGAATCTTGTGGGGTTCGGTTGTTGCAAAAATAAAGAGTACATTTTCAGGCGGTTCCTCAAGTGTTTTTAAAAGAGCATTAAAAGCCTGCACAGTAAGCATGTGCACTTCATCAATAATATAAATTTTATATTTACCCTGAGCAGGGGCATATCTGACATTTTCACGTAAATTTCTTACTTCATCTACACCGTTATTTGATGCACCGTCAATTTCAAAAACATCAACATTTCTGCCCTCTGAAATCTCCCTGCACGCAGAACACTGATTACATGGTGTTGAAGTAGGGCCATGTTCGCAATTCAGCGCTTTTGCAAGAATTCTTGCTGCACTTGTTTTGCCTACTCCTCTCGGGCCGCTGAACAGGTAAGCATGGGCAAGCCTGCCTGTTTCAATTGCATTACGGAGTGTCCTGGTGACATGCTCCTGAGCAAGCAGATCATCCCATGTTTGCGGACGCCATTTTCTTGCTAATACTCGGTAGCTCATTTGCTCCCTCTGTCAAATAAAAAGGCTGTGCACCCTGCTTCGGCTCTCCTTTTCAACGGTTTGTAAACAGCAGCCAACTCCATCCAAGTGTCCCCGCGGCACATGGTACCTCTGCTTACCGCTGCTACCTTCCGGTCCTGACGGGGTTCAGCAGTTTCCCATTGCGCAGGACTCAGATTATCATCGCCGCTTACTGACACAGACCTTTGGCGGTTAGAACCTCAGTCAGGGGATTCAACCCTGCTATAGCGGATTGCAGGTTACAGGACACCGCTAATTCCCCGTCTAGCACAGCCAATACCTGTGGAGC
Coding sequences:
- the dnaX gene encoding DNA polymerase III subunit gamma/tau → MSYRVLARKWRPQTWDDLLAQEHVTRTLRNAIETGRLAHAYLFSGPRGVGKTSAARILAKALNCEHGPTSTPCNQCSACREISEGRNVDVFEIDGASNNGVDEVRNLRENVRYAPAQGKYKIYIIDEVHMLTVQAFNALLKTLEEPPENVLFIFATTEPHKIPPTIISRCQRFDFRRIPVKDIIQNLEHICIEEGIEIEKEALEIIALKGDGSMRDSQSLLDQMISYHNEKITAEHVIQGLGLIKRERYFELTNAILQKDTAKGFDIVEEIIRNGYDVGEFVSGLIEHFRNILIARDAGVKALVDVPESAKEDYKDAGTKFTEGDLFRLLKVVDELQQRMKRSSQKRVLFEMAVAKMIKMDSTVTIENLLSRLKGIPVNDADPKSISNQPQPASDVKKQASYSLNGNEDKSGIQQTDKPVNEEKKQDEKKSRDNSGEKRAGVKPSVSQEDVKAKWDDVVDSIKNKTITVGSFIQDGVITNVEDNVIEIAFQESNWFHIDAILRSRSVVDGVLADVFGTGVTFTCIKKDVTQDGAVMQPDAEKKKLSEMAKSNPVLKRIVDEFGADVVS